CCGGACGATCCGCGGGTGATCGAGCTCGGCGAGGATCCGCGCCTCGTGCTCGAAGCGGTGCGCGGCGCTCCGGTCGGGCTGGCCGAGGAGCTTGAGCGCGACCTGCGCCCCCGTGGCCCGGTCGACGGCGCGGTAGACCGTCCCCATCCCCCCGGAGGCCGCGACGCGCTCGAGCTGGAAGCGGCTGTCGATGACCTCTCCCGGGCGCATAAGGCGGAGGATGCACCGGCGTCGAGCCGTCTTCAACGGTCCGGCGGGCGGCGGCCATCCGGTGTGCAGCTATACGCTCGCGCGGTGCGCCAGGCAGTGAGTCGCGCTTCAGCTCTTCGGGATGCGCCACGTCACGCCGGCGCGGAAGAAGAGCACGTTCGGGATGCTCTGCCCGCCTCCGGGGATGCCGTCGTCCTCGTCGTTCATCGGCTCGTAGCGACGGAACAGGCTGTGTCCCGCCTGGGCGTTCAGCCACACCGACGCGAACGCGCGCACGCCGAGGGTCACGCCGGCGGTCGCGACCGAGTAGGCGATGTGATCGGTGCACTCCTCGGGCCGCGCCGCCCGCTCGTCCTGCTCGGTCGCCGGGTCGTCGGCCGGCTGGGCAGCGCACGGCCACGCGCCCCTCACGCGCGGGTCGCGCACGGCGTAGGCGTTCCCCGCCAGGTCCGCGCGCAGGCCGACCTCGACGCGATCCGAGAAGATGAGCTTCACGGCCGCGAAGCCCGGCAGGAAGGCCTCGACGCGGAAGAGGGGGCTCGGCGTCCAGTCGACGTACGCGGCCGGCAGCGGGAGGAACGAGCCGAAGCTGTACGACGCGAGCGCGCCGCCGCCGAGGACGAGCTTGTCCGAGAGCGTGTGGGTCACGAGCCCGAGCGCGCTGACGCGGACGAGCCCGCCGTCGACGGCCTCGAAGTCGCCCGCGAGCCCCGGCGCGACGCGCAGCGAGAGCGACCAGTCGTGGGGGAGCAGCTGGACGAACAGCACAGGGACATCGACGGCGTGGAAGGCCCGGAGCTCGTCGAAGCCGGGCGAGGTGCCGGCGTACGAGACCGCCTCGACGTGGTACGTCGCCCCCGGGATCAGGAACGTCCTCTCCCCGAGGGGGATCGGCACGTTGGCGTTGACCTCGTACGACGAGACCTGTGCCCGCACGGGGCGCGGGTCCTCGATCGCCGCGCCGGGCATGTACTGCGCGCTCAGGTCCACGAGATCGGGGAGCTGGGCCCACGCAGCGCCCGGCGCGAGGACCGCGAGGAGCGGCGCCAGGGCGAGGAGCCGCGGGGGGCGCGCGCCCCGGCGGGAGGGGCCCCCGCCTCGACGCTCGTCCGTGGCGCGCGCGGCGGCGCGATCGGCCGGCCTCATCGCGCCACCCGCTCGTCGAGCCAGTCGAACAGCCGCGCCTGGGCGAGGAGCTGGTTGCCACCCTGGCAGTGGACCTGCGACGCCGTGCCCGCGTCGAACACCATCATGTGCTTCGGGCACGTGAGCGCGCCGTAGAGGCGCTCCGACTCGCCTGGAGACGCGTCCTCCGCGCTGCCCTCCATGATCAGCGTCTCGCAGCGGATGCTCGCGACGCCATCGGCGTTGTCGTACTTGCGGAGCTCGTCGATGACCTCGTGCGGCGTCGAGACGCCGTGCTTCCATGTCACGTCGTCGAAGTACCAGCGCGCGTCGGGCAGCACAACCGAGGCGGCGTCGATGGCGCGGTCGAAGGCCGCGGGGCCGCGGCTGTGCAGCTCGAGCAGCCCGGGCATCGACGCGAAGTGGCGCAGCATCGCGTCGCGCCAGCTGACGACGCCCGGGTTGGCAACGAGGGCGCGCAGGCGGCGCTCGCGCGAGGCCGCCCGCGGCGCGAGGTAGCCGCCGAACGAGAGGCCCATCAGGACGAACCTGCCGGCGTCGAGCCGCTCGTCGCGCTCGGCGAAGTTGAGCACGCGGCCCACGGGGACCTCCCAGTCGGGCCGGAAGGGGTGTCCGTGGAGGCGCAGCGAGGCGCCCTGCCCCGGGCCGTGGAACGAGAGGACGTGGTAGCCCCGCTGGAGCGCGCCGTCGATGACCCACATGGTGTCCTCGGGCCACGCGTGGAGCCCCTGCTGCAGCACGATCGCGGGCGCGCGCGCCACCCCGGGCGCGTAATGGACGCGGCCGTGGAGCACGCCGTTCTCGTAGGGGATGTCGACCTGCCGGGAGTCGTAGCCCCGCATGCGGAGCGCCCGCCCGTGCAGGTCGAGCCCCGCGATCGTCGCCTCGACCAGGCGCGGGTCGGAGCGGTCCGCGTAGCGCATCAGCCCGGCCCGGTAGTACGCGCCCGCGCGCAGGAAGTGCGACGCGGCGCTCCGCGTATGGCCGCGGGCCTCCGCCTCCTCGCCGTAGCCCTGCACCCGCTTCGCGGTGGCCAGCCACTGGTCGAACCACGAGCGCTCGTCGCCCGGGAGGATGCGGGTGGCGGTGTCGAGCACCTCGCCGACGTCGGTCAGCCCCATCGACGCGAGGCCGAGCCAGAACACGATCTGCGCGTCCATCACCGGCTGGCCGATGAACTTGAACCGGTGCCAGACGGGCGCCGCCTGGCCCCGCCCGAGCGTGTCGTCGCCGTGGAACCGCGCGGACGCGACCTCCTGATCGACCCCGCGGCGGCCCGACGCGAACCCGAGCGCCGCCGCGCCCCCCGCGATCGCCGTGTGGGTGAGAAACCTCCGCCGATCGACCATCGGTGCACCTCCGGCGCCTGATGAAACTGATGTTTCAAACATGTGTTTCAAGAATTGACGCCCGCCAGCCGCATCGTCAAGGTATGTTTCAAACAATTGTATGAACGACCGTGACCCCCTCGCCCCTGCGGACGATCTCGATCCACGGCAGCGGCTCGTGGTCGCTGCGATCGATCAGATCGAGAAGCACGGCATCGGGCAGCTGACGGTGCGGAAGCTCGCGGCGGCGGCCGGCGTCAACATCGCCGCGGTGAACTACTATTTCCGGTCGAAGGAGGCGCTCGTCGCGGCGGCGCTCGAGGGGTCGATCCGGAACATGCTGTCGGACAGCGAGGATTTCCTCGCCCGGATGCCGGGTGATCCCCTGGAGGCGCTGAGTGGGCTGCTCGGCTACTACCTCGAGGGCGGGATGCGGTACCCGAACGTGGGCAGGGCGCTCCTGCACGACGCGTTTCACGCGGACGACTACAGCGGTCCTTTCCCGAAGCTCTTCGCGCCCGTGATGGAGCGCCTGCGCGATCTCGTCCGGGCGGCGGTGCCGGGGCTCGAGGAGCGGGCGGCGGCGCGCCGGGTGGTGGCGGCGCTCTCGGCGGTCTTCTTCCCGACGTTCTTCGCGGGGCTTTACGAGGGGCTGAGCGCGCTCGGCTCGCCGGCCGATCGCCTCGCCTACGCGCGAGAGCTGGCGCGGCAGACGCTGGCGCCCGCCGCGGTCCCGGAGCCGGCGGCGCCCGCGCCGCCCCGCGGCAGGCCGCAGAAGCGCGGGTGATCCGCGGGGGATCGCGGGCACCCGCTGGAGGGGCGGGCCTCGGCGCCGGGGGCGTCCCGGCGGCGCGGGCGAGCGCGCCGGAGATCAGCAATCGAAGAAGCGGCGAAGCCCGGGGCGGATGACCTCCTCGATGGTCTCATCGAGCAACACCCGGGCTTTCAGGCCGCTGCACAGCCCGAGCTGCTCCCCGTCCGGCGGGGCGTCGTGGGCCGGCAGGTGCGCGTGCTCGTGCTGCACGAGGTGCCGGAACGCGACGGGCAGGTAGCGCTCGATCGCTTGCCGCTCTGCCGAGGAGAGCTCCGGCGCGACCTGCTCGAGCAGGCGCCAGCCGAAGCGGGCGTGTCCGACCTCGTCGGCATAGATGCCCGTCAGCAGGTCGAGCAGCGGCCCGGGCGGCATCTCCAGCCGCTCCGCGCCGATGAGGGCCACGGCCACCGTCTCGCTCATGCAGCAGATGTGGATCACGTTGCGGAGCGCAGCGGCGCGGGGGGGCGCGTCGCGGTGCAGGGGGAACTCCGGGCGTTCCGGGACGCTCGCGGTCGCCGTCCCGCCGAGGGCCTCCACCACGGCGCCGCAAAGGATCCCGTGACGGCGCTCCTCGTCGGCGAAGCCCCGGCATGTGTCGGCGAGCTCCGGCGGGAAGCCCGCCCCGGCGAGCTGGCTTGCGAGCGCCTCGAACACGGCCGACGACGCGTGCTCGTTCACCATCCGCGCGTGCCAGGTGCCGATCGCCGACGGGAACAGCGCCGCGGGGTACCCGCTCACGTCGAAGGCACGCGCGCGCGCCTCGCCGCGAAGATCGAGGGTCGCGGCGTTCATGCGACCTCCGACAGGGCATCATAGGCGTCGAGCGCCGGCGGGACCGGGGGGCCCCAGGGCGTGCAGTACTTCTCATTGTAGAGCTCCGCCTCGGGAGCGACCACGTCGCCGAAACAGCAGACCTGCCGGACGGGCTCGGCCTCTCTGTAGGAGATCGCGTCGGCGCCCACGCCCACGATCAGCGCCGTGCAGCAGTTCACGAAGGAGGTGTCTCCGGCGAGGGCCGCCCGCTGCTCCTCGGAGATCCCCGTCCCGGGGGCGGGCACGCGCTGCGCGGTGTAGTCGAGGCAGCAGTCGAGCTCCGCGCGAGGGCGAGCCTCCGTGTCGTCGAGGTTCACCTGCTCGGCGCACGCGAGCCCGGCCGGAGCAGGCGGAGAGCCCCCGGAGCCGCCCGCGCCCCCCGCGCCCCCCTCATCGGGCGTCGGAACGACCCCACTCCCCATCGACGCTCCCCCACCGACTCCGGTCGTCGCACCGACTCCGGTCGTCGCACCGACTCCGGTCGTCGCACCGACTCCGGCCGTCGCACCGCCGCCGGCGGGCGGCGGGGCGTCCGGCACTTCCGCCGGGATCTCCTCGTCGGGATCCAGCGGTGACGACTGCCCACCAGAGACGTAACGTCCGTTGCAGCCCGCCAGGGCGCCACAGGCCAGCGCTCCCAGCGCGACCCTTGCTGCTGCACGCAATGCTGCCCGCCTCGTCTCCTCACGCATAAGTTCTCCTCCAGTAAAATAGGTCGTTTGCCGCAGGGCGCGGCGCGAGCCGAGCTCTCGGCCCATGTGCACCAGTGTAGGCGCGCAGCACAGCGAAGAGAATCTGCATTTTCGGCACATCATTGAACTGAAATTTAGAACAATGGCGCCGCCGGTTCCCATGGCCGGACCCCGGCACGAAGAGCGGAAGCGGTCACTCGACCGGTCCGCAGGCGATCGCCTTCATCCTCGCCCGCGTCTGCTCGGCGGTCACCGAGCGCGGGCTGGCGTTCCCCCAGCGCTCGATCACGCTCGCGTAGGCCTCGCACGCGCCGGAGATCTCGCCCATCTGCTCGAGGGCCTGACCGAGAAACCAGAACGAGCGGACGTACCTTACGGGCCAGCCCAGCATATCGCACGTCGTGACCGCCTTGCGAAGCGTGGGGATCGCATGGAGAGGCATGCCCGCGAGGTAAAAGACCGCGCCGACATCCGCCTGGACCTCTTGCCCGACTTGATTGCTCATCAGCGCGGTCAGCGGCAGCACGGGGACGGCCTCCGCCGCCTCCTCGGGGTGCTCGATCCACCGCGCGTAGGCCTGCACCACGGCGGAGCGCGCAGGGTCGGCCGCCCCCTGCACGCTCGACCGCGACAGGAGCTCGTCCACCTTCTCCTGGAACTCGGCCCTGGCGATGAGGCCGGCATGCAGCATGACCCGCAAGAGGTCCGGCGAGCCACCGGCGCAGGCGCTGTAATTGTCAAGACACGTCTTGGCGATGTCCGCTGCCTCGCGCCTGCGATCGGTCTCGAGGCAGACATCGATGAGCGCGCGGACGACATCGGCGTGCCCCCTGGACTCCGCGCTGATGTACATGCGCGCCTGCCGTAGCTGTTCCTCGGCCTGCGAGAAATTGCCCTGGATCGCGTTCAGGTTCGACTCGTCGAGCAGCGCGGTATAGCGCCGCTCCTTGTGCGGCAGCGAGACCCGGCTCTGCCGCATCGCCTCGCGGACCGCGTCGAGAGAGCGCCCTTGCGCATAGCTCGACCACGCAAGCCTGCGAAAGAGCAGCCGGCCCCTTCCGCTCGTCGTGGGCCGCGTGAGCCACAGGTCCTCCTCGACGTCCGCGCAGCGTCCGAGCGCGCTGTGGTGCTCGCTCCGGATCTCGTAACAGCTGGCCGCGGTGGGCGAAATCGCGAGGCACCGGTCGATGGCGGCAGTGGCGTCGTTGAAGCTCCCGAGCTGCCACAACGACTGCGCCAGCGTGGCCCATCCCTGCGCGTACTCGGGGTCGATGCCGATGACCCGCCTCGCCGCAGCGACGCTGGTATGGACGTCCGATCGCAGCGCGCAACGCGCGAGGAGGGCCAACATCTCCGCGTCGCGATCATACGGGTGCTGCGCCGTGAGCGCGGTCAGCCGCTCCGCGCAGCGCGCCGTATCCGCGGGGTCGCGGCCGAGCGCGGGCTCCATGGCCGCAAGGAGCGCTCGATCGCGGGGGTCGAGCGCGGCGCTCAGCTCCTCTGCGCGCTGATAGTGTTCCCGAGCTTCGGCGGGCTCCGGCGCGTAGATCGCGAGGCGAAGGTGCGCCTCGGCAGAGGAGTTATCGACGGAGATCGCCTGCCGCAGGCCGTCCACCGCCTTGCCCTCGTTGGCATCGCGAGCGGCCTTCAGCGCGGCGCTGTACAGGGCGAGCGCCGTAGTGATGGAGCGCGGCCCGGGAACGGTGGTCGCCCCGACCGGACGAGGCCCTCCGCGCAGCGCGAGCGCCCCAGCGATGACGGCCGCGAGCGCCATGGCGAGGCCGATCTTCCAGGCCGCCGCCCGCAAGCCGAGGCGTCTTCCGGTCGAGCGGAGCTCATCGCGACGCGCCGCGGCGCCGAGGCGCTCGGTCGCGGCCAGGGGGTCCACCACGTCCCCATCCGCCGCCTCGCCGCCCGGCGCCCTGGGCGGCTCGGAGAGGCCCAATGCGGGCGGCTCCGGCACGCCGAAGCTCGGCGCCGCGCCCTGCGCGAACGGCGCGAGCGCGCGAGCGACCTCGCTCAGGTCGGAGAGCCGAGCCTGGCGGTCCGTCGACAGCAACCGGCCAACCACCCTGGCGAGCTCCCGGGGCACGTCGGGCGCGACCTTCTCGAGCGGGGGAATCGCGCCTGTCACGATGATCTTGAACACCTGGCCGACGTTGTCGGCCCGGGTCGGGAGCACGCCCGAGAGGCATTCGTAAAGAATGAGGCCGAGCGACCAGTTGTCGGTACGGTGATCGATCTGTCGGTCTCCGAACGTCTGCTCCGGCGACATGTAGCAGGGCGTACCAAGCCTCGTCCCGCTCTCGGTGAGCCCCGTTGTCTGGGCGTCCTGTCCGCTCGTGGCCATCAGCTTCGCGATGCCGAAGTCGAGGACCTTGACCCGCTCGCTCGAGCCGTCGACAAGGAAGATGTTCTCCGGCTTCAGGTCGCGGTGGACGATGCCCAGCGCGTGCGCCGTCCCGACGGCGGAGATGACCGGCAGGAAGATGGAGGCTACCTCGCCGAGGGGCAGCCTCGGCTCGCGACGCAGCCTGCTTGCGAGCGACTCGCCGGACAGGAGCTCCATGACCATCACGGGCGCCCCGCTCTCGATCTCGACGTCGTGAACCTCGACGACGTTGGGGTGGCGGACGCTGCTCGCGAGCTTCGCCTCGCGCAGCAGGCGCCTGCCCACCGCGCCGCGCACGGCCCCGCCCTTCACGAACTTGAGCGCGAACGGCTTGCCAGTCAGCGTGTGGCTCGCGGCCCAGATCACGCCCATGCCCCCTTCACCGAGCAGCCGATCGAGCCGGTACCGGCCGGCGACGACGGCGCCTGGACGCCACTGCCGTGCGCGCTCGTCGCCTTCGCGCTCGTCGCCCTCACCCGGCGGAGAGCCCTCACGCGGCGGAGAGTCTTTTCCCGCAGCGGGTTGGGTCGCCTCGAGGCCCTGCGTCAGGTCCGCTCTCGATGCGATACGCATGGCAGCCTACGCTACCCGACCGCCCCCCCCTGTCCAGATCGGAAACGAACGCGCCCGACGTGCTGTCAGCCCAACAGGAAGGCGGTAAAGCGAGGACACGTTTGCAAGTGCAAGGCTCTTCCCGCATCCCTGCAAATATCTTTGGGCGACGAACAGCACCACAATGCGCCCGACGGCCAATCGCCCCCGCCCTTCTTGTTCAATTTGCCCGCTGAAAAGGGCTGCACGTGAGGCAATTTCTCAGTCTCGCCACAGCTCATCGCGTATGCGTCCCGATCCATCCGCTCGCTCGACGGCTGCCGAGCCATAACGCCGTGGCCCCAAGGACATCGTCTCACCAGATAGGGCGGTCGAGCAAAGAGACGCAGCGCTCGCTGAAGCTCAGTATCCCGGCTCGCGGTCCCTGGATCGGTACGCCCCAGGCGGGACCCCGACCTCCCGGCGAAACGCGACGTTGAAGGCCGCCTCGTCCTGGTAACCCACGGACGACGCCACCTCGGCGAGCGCGAGCCCGGGGCGCTCTCGCAGCGTCTCCTTCGCCAGCTCCATGCGCCAGCGCGTCAGGTGGCGGAGGGGGCCCTCTCCCACGTGCTCGCGGAAGGCGAGGGCGAAGCCCGAGCGGCTCATGCCGGCCTCCCGCGCGAGCGAGGCCACGGTCCACGCGCGGGCCGGGGCCTGGTAGAGCGCGTCCAGGGCGCGGGCGACGCGCTCGTCCGCGAGCGCCGCGCGGAAGGAGCCAGGAGGCGCGGGGCGCTCGAGCTCCGCGCGGATGGCCTGCAGGAGGAGCAGCTCCGCGAAGCGAGCGGCCATGACCGGCGCGCCCGGCCGCCGGCCGCGCACCTCGTCGCGGATGCCGTCCAGGAGCCGGCCGAGGCCGGGCACCGGCTCACCCGCCCCGCCGTCGAGGAGGACCACGGAGGGCAGCGCGCGGAGCAGCAGCGAACGCCCGGCGCCTATGACGTGCATGGCAGCGCAGAGCACCACCGTCCTCGCGCCGTCGCCGCCCAGCCGGCGCCGCACCGACTGCACGCCCGGCCGAGGAGGCGAGAGCCAGCGCTCCTCGTCGACGACGGCTGCCCCCGGCCGGTGCCTCAGGCAATGCGGGACGCCGTGGGGCAAGAGCAGCAGATCGCCCTGGCCGACGCGGATCTCTCGGCCGTCGAGCTCCAGCCACATCTCGCCTTCGAGGAGGTGGTGGAGAAGGACGATCTCCCGGGGGCCGATACGGGCCCCCCACGGCGCGCCGAGCTCGACGCGGCCGAAGAGGCTGGTCTCGATGCGCACGTGGCGGAGCAGCGCTGTCAGGACATCGGGCATTGGACGATCACAAAAGAGCGCTGGACCCTATCACATGGAGGGTCCCCCGGTCCGTCGCCATGGTTCAGCCACCGATTCACGAGGAGGCAACCATGGACGTTTTCATCACCGGCGCGAGCGGCTTCATCGGATCTGCGGTCGCCCGCGCCCTGGTCGCGCGCGGGCACCGGGTGCGCGGGCTCGCGCGGAGCGACGCGTCGGCAGCGAAGGTGCGCGCCGCCGGCGCGGAGCCGATCCTGGGGGATCTGTCGCAGGTCGACGTGCTCGCGCGCGCGGCGGCGGCCGGCGACGGGGTGGTGCACACCGCGGCGACGACAGGAGAGGATCGCCCGACCACGGACGAGGCGGCGGTCACGGCGATGCTCTCGGCCATGAGCGGCGGCGTCTTCATCACGACGACCGGAGCGCCGCGCGCGCGCTCGTCGCGGGTGCCCGTGCCGGAGGACGAGAGCGTCAACCCCGGCGGAGCGCTCGAGTGGCTCGTGGCGGCCGAGTCGCGCGTGCTCGGCGCGGCGGGCGTCCGCGGCCTGGTCGTGCGGCCGCCCATCGTCTATGGCGACGGCGGAGGTCCGGTGGCGGGCCTGGTGTATGGCGCGCGCGCCGCGGGGGTGGCGCGTTGTATCGACGATGGCGAGAACCGCTGGTCCACCGTCCACGTGCGGGATCTGGCGGTGGCCTACGCGATGCTGCTGGAGTCGGACGCGAGGGGCGTATTCCACGCCGCCGAGGCGTCGCCCGAGCCCATGGCGGCGCTCTTCGCGGCCATAGGCGACGCCGCCGGGGTCCCCGTGGGCTCGTGGAGCCTCGCGGAGGCCCTCGCAGCGCACGGCCCCCTCGCCGGCTTCCTGGCCATGGACGCCGCCCTCGATGCGACAAGGCTGCGCGGCCTGGGCTGGTCGCCGGAGGTCGGAGAGGCGCTCGGAGGCGTCTGCGGCGCCCTGCGCGACCCAGCGCAGGGGTATCGGACACCCCGAGCCGCGCCGCAGGTGCCGTGAGGGCGACATGAGGAGAGGCCCGCCCTGAAGCATCCTCTCGACTTTTTGAAAATTCACAGGGAGACGGGGAGTTGAACTCCGATGAATCTCCCCGCCTCCCTGTTCAATTTCTCTTTGTCAGGTGTGCTCCCAAAGCCGCACAGCCATCGCTGCCTCACGGCGCAGCGCCGTCGCGCGCGGCGCTCGCCGCCGGCGCCTCCCCTCCTCGCCTCCTGTCGAGGGCGAGCAGACAGAGATAAGAAAAGGCACAAACAACGACGCTCCCAAACACGAGCATCGGCAGCGAGTAGGCCAGCCTCTCCAGGCCCACCCCCTCGATCAGCTTTCCGGTGAGGGCCGGGAGGACCATGCCGCCGAGGCTGTCGCCGACCAGCACGAGCCCGGTCACGAACGCCGTCATGGGCACGATCTGCCCCGCGAGCGTGAAGCCGCTGGGCCAGAGCGGCGCCATGAAGAGCCCGAGGCCGAGCGCGACACCCCACAGGAGCGCGCTCGTGGGCGGCAGGAGCAGCATCATCGCGGACAGCACGAGACAGCCGCCCAGCCCCACGGGGATGACCTGCCGTGGCGTGAAGCGGATCGCCACCGGGATCGAGAGCAGCCTCCCGATCGTGAACGAGAGCCAGAACCCCGAGGTGAGGTACGCGGCCCCGGTCGCCGAGACGACGCCCAGCGTGAGGGAATAGGTGTAGATCCAGCTCCCGAACGAGATCTCCCCGCCGACGTAGGCGAACAGGTACAGCACCGCGACGAGCACCGGGAGGAGGTGCAGCGAGCGACCCGCGCCCTTCGCCGCGGCGTCCTTCCCGTCCTTTTCCCGGGGTTCGGGGCAGTGTCGCATCGAGAGCACGCCCAGGGCGACGAGGGCCGAGAAGGCGGCCACGGCCCAGTACGCCGCGTGGTAACCGCCCCAGGCGCCCGGGACGCGCGCGACGAGGAGCGGCGACACGAACGCGCCCAGCCCGAAGCAGAAGTGAAGCCCGTTCATGTACGGACTGACCTTCTCCCCGTGCGTCCAGAGGAGCAGCGCGTTCGCGC
The DNA window shown above is from Sorangium aterium and carries:
- a CDS encoding protein kinase domain-containing protein, with protein sequence MRIASRADLTQGLEATQPAAGKDSPPREGSPPGEGDEREGDERARQWRPGAVVAGRYRLDRLLGEGGMGVIWAASHTLTGKPFALKFVKGGAVRGAVGRRLLREAKLASSVRHPNVVEVHDVEIESGAPVMVMELLSGESLASRLRREPRLPLGEVASIFLPVISAVGTAHALGIVHRDLKPENIFLVDGSSERVKVLDFGIAKLMATSGQDAQTTGLTESGTRLGTPCYMSPEQTFGDRQIDHRTDNWSLGLILYECLSGVLPTRADNVGQVFKIIVTGAIPPLEKVAPDVPRELARVVGRLLSTDRQARLSDLSEVARALAPFAQGAAPSFGVPEPPALGLSEPPRAPGGEAADGDVVDPLAATERLGAAARRDELRSTGRRLGLRAAAWKIGLAMALAAVIAGALALRGGPRPVGATTVPGPRSITTALALYSAALKAARDANEGKAVDGLRQAISVDNSSAEAHLRLAIYAPEPAEAREHYQRAEELSAALDPRDRALLAAMEPALGRDPADTARCAERLTALTAQHPYDRDAEMLALLARCALRSDVHTSVAAARRVIGIDPEYAQGWATLAQSLWQLGSFNDATAAIDRCLAISPTAASCYEIRSEHHSALGRCADVEEDLWLTRPTTSGRGRLLFRRLAWSSYAQGRSLDAVREAMRQSRVSLPHKERRYTALLDESNLNAIQGNFSQAEEQLRQARMYISAESRGHADVVRALIDVCLETDRRREAADIAKTCLDNYSACAGGSPDLLRVMLHAGLIARAEFQEKVDELLSRSSVQGAADPARSAVVQAYARWIEHPEEAAEAVPVLPLTALMSNQVGQEVQADVGAVFYLAGMPLHAIPTLRKAVTTCDMLGWPVRYVRSFWFLGQALEQMGEISGACEAYASVIERWGNASPRSVTAEQTRARMKAIACGPVE
- a CDS encoding alpha/beta hydrolase family protein produces the protein MVDRRRFLTHTAIAGGAAALGFASGRRGVDQEVASARFHGDDTLGRGQAAPVWHRFKFIGQPVMDAQIVFWLGLASMGLTDVGEVLDTATRILPGDERSWFDQWLATAKRVQGYGEEAEARGHTRSAASHFLRAGAYYRAGLMRYADRSDPRLVEATIAGLDLHGRALRMRGYDSRQVDIPYENGVLHGRVHYAPGVARAPAIVLQQGLHAWPEDTMWVIDGALQRGYHVLSFHGPGQGASLRLHGHPFRPDWEVPVGRVLNFAERDERLDAGRFVLMGLSFGGYLAPRAASRERRLRALVANPGVVSWRDAMLRHFASMPGLLELHSRGPAAFDRAIDAASVVLPDARWYFDDVTWKHGVSTPHEVIDELRKYDNADGVASIRCETLIMEGSAEDASPGESERLYGALTCPKHMMVFDAGTASQVHCQGGNQLLAQARLFDWLDERVAR
- a CDS encoding TetR/AcrR family transcriptional regulator, producing the protein MNDRDPLAPADDLDPRQRLVVAAIDQIEKHGIGQLTVRKLAAAAGVNIAAVNYYFRSKEALVAAALEGSIRNMLSDSEDFLARMPGDPLEALSGLLGYYLEGGMRYPNVGRALLHDAFHADDYSGPFPKLFAPVMERLRDLVRAAVPGLEERAAARRVVAALSAVFFPTFFAGLYEGLSALGSPADRLAYARELARQTLAPAAVPEPAAPAPPRGRPQKRG
- a CDS encoding MFS transporter, whose protein sequence is MSTAAVEERPVSSRWSDRALRQTAGYYGLFICLGLITAITGPTLPDLARQTGSSVGDMGSLFLGGGVGYTLGTLWGGKLFDRVHGHTLLGGAHLLAAACLAIIPAVPWLWLLVVLAFCRGLAEGFVNTGANALLLWTHGEKVSPYMNGLHFCFGLGAFVSPLLVARVPGAWGGYHAAYWAVAAFSALVALGVLSMRHCPEPREKDGKDAAAKGAGRSLHLLPVLVAVLYLFAYVGGEISFGSWIYTYSLTLGVVSATGAAYLTSGFWLSFTIGRLLSIPVAIRFTPRQVIPVGLGGCLVLSAMMLLLPPTSALLWGVALGLGLFMAPLWPSGFTLAGQIVPMTAFVTGLVLVGDSLGGMVLPALTGKLIEGVGLERLAYSLPMLVFGSVVVCAFSYLCLLALDRRRGGEAPAASAARDGAAP
- a CDS encoding ferritin-like domain-containing protein; translated protein: MNAATLDLRGEARARAFDVSGYPAALFPSAIGTWHARMVNEHASSAVFEALASQLAGAGFPPELADTCRGFADEERRHGILCGAVVEALGGTATASVPERPEFPLHRDAPPRAAALRNVIHICCMSETVAVALIGAERLEMPPGPLLDLLTGIYADEVGHARFGWRLLEQVAPELSSAERQAIERYLPVAFRHLVQHEHAHLPAHDAPPDGEQLGLCSGLKARVLLDETIEEVIRPGLRRFFDC
- a CDS encoding DUF6268 family outer membrane beta-barrel protein, giving the protein MRPADRAAARATDERRGGGPSRRGARPPRLLALAPLLAVLAPGAAWAQLPDLVDLSAQYMPGAAIEDPRPVRAQVSSYEVNANVPIPLGERTFLIPGATYHVEAVSYAGTSPGFDELRAFHAVDVPVLFVQLLPHDWSLSLRVAPGLAGDFEAVDGGLVRVSALGLVTHTLSDKLVLGGGALASYSFGSFLPLPAAYVDWTPSPLFRVEAFLPGFAAVKLIFSDRVEVGLRADLAGNAYAVRDPRVRGAWPCAAQPADDPATEQDERAARPEECTDHIAYSVATAGVTLGVRAFASVWLNAQAGHSLFRRYEPMNDEDDGIPGGGQSIPNVLFFRAGVTWRIPKS
- a CDS encoding NAD-dependent epimerase/dehydratase family protein, whose protein sequence is MDVFITGASGFIGSAVARALVARGHRVRGLARSDASAAKVRAAGAEPILGDLSQVDVLARAAAAGDGVVHTAATTGEDRPTTDEAAVTAMLSAMSGGVFITTTGAPRARSSRVPVPEDESVNPGGALEWLVAAESRVLGAAGVRGLVVRPPIVYGDGGGPVAGLVYGARAAGVARCIDDGENRWSTVHVRDLAVAYAMLLESDARGVFHAAEASPEPMAALFAAIGDAAGVPVGSWSLAEALAAHGPLAGFLAMDAALDATRLRGLGWSPEVGEALGGVCGALRDPAQGYRTPRAAPQVP
- a CDS encoding AraC family transcriptional regulator, with product MPDVLTALLRHVRIETSLFGRVELGAPWGARIGPREIVLLHHLLEGEMWLELDGREIRVGQGDLLLLPHGVPHCLRHRPGAAVVDEERWLSPPRPGVQSVRRRLGGDGARTVVLCAAMHVIGAGRSLLLRALPSVVLLDGGAGEPVPGLGRLLDGIRDEVRGRRPGAPVMAARFAELLLLQAIRAELERPAPPGSFRAALADERVARALDALYQAPARAWTVASLAREAGMSRSGFALAFREHVGEGPLRHLTRWRMELAKETLRERPGLALAEVASSVGYQDEAAFNVAFRREVGVPPGAYRSRDREPGY